The Methanobrevibacter sp. genome segment CAGTTGAAAGCGTAGAAGAGGCTCTTGAATCAGTTAAAGACATTGGTTATCCGGTTATTGTAAGGCCGGCATTTACATTGGGAGGTACTGGTGGAGGAGTGGCTCACAACGAAGAAGAATTAATTGAAATTGCCACTCATGGATTGGACATGAGTTTCATTAATCAGGTTCTCATTGACGAATCCGTTCTTGGTTGGAAAGAAATCGAATTCGAAGTAATGAGGGATAAAGAAGACACCTGTATTATTGTGTGTACTATGGAAAACATTGATCCTATGGGAATTCACACAGGAGACAGTGTAGTTGTTGCCCCTATTCAAAATTTGTGTGATGAAACAATTCAGGCAATGCGTGACGCATCAATTAAAATCATCAGGGCTTTGGGAATCAGAGGTGGATGTAATATTCAATTTGCGCTTAACCCTGAAACTGATGAATACAAAGTCATTGAAGTAAATCCTCGTGTATCCAGAAGCAGTGCGCTTGCATCTAAGGCAACCGGTTATCCTATTGCTAAAATCTCTTCTAAAATAGCTTTGGGTTTAACTTTGGATGAAATTAAAAATGATATTACAAAAGAAACACCGGCTTCCTTTGAACCGGCTATTGATTATGTTGTTATTAAAATTCCAAGATGGCCATTTGATAAATTTAAGGGTGTAAGCCATGAAGTCGGAGTTCAAATGAAGGCGACAGGTGAAGTGATGGCTATTGGAAGAACTTTTGAAGAAGCATTCCAAAAAGCAATCAGATCTCTTGATATGGGCTTTGACGGTTTGGAGTATATTGATTATACTGAAGAAGACCTTGCACATCCTACCGATGAGATATATTTCCAGATTTATTCTGCCATTAAAGATGGAATGGATATTGATAAAATAAGGGAACTCACTCATATCGATAATTTCTTCCTATACAAAATAAGAAATATTGTTGAGTTTGAAAATGACGTAACTGCTGAAAAGTTAAATGACAGAGATTATTTAAGAAAAGCTAAACAATTAGGTTTCTCCAATAAACGCTTGGCCGTTTTATCAGGTCAGACTGAAGAATATATTGGAAATTTACTTTCAAGACACAACATCAAACAGTCATATAAAATGGTAGATACCTGTGCTGCTGAATTTGAAGCAAAAACTCCTTATTACTACAGCAGCTACGATGTAGGTAATGAACTTACATCTACAAACAAGAAGAAAGTCGTAATTCTTGGAGCAGGACCTATTAGAATTGGTCAGGGTATTGAATTCGATTACTGTTGCGTACATTCTTCACTGGCTTTAAAAGAAGAGGGCATTGAAACAATTTTAATCAATAACAACCCTGAAACTGTAAGTACTGATTATGATATTTCCGATAAATTGTTCTTTGAACCACTTACATTTGAAGATGTAATGGGCGTAATTGAACAGGAAAAACCGGACGGGGTCATAGTTCAGTTTGGTGGTCAAACATCCATTAATCTGGCGGTTCCTTTAGCAAATGCAGGTGTTAAAATATTGGGCACTCCATATGAGAGCATTGATAGAGTAGAAGACAGGGAATTATTTGCAGGGCTTTTAGAAAAGTTGCACATTCATCAGGCTCCCTACGGAACAGCCAATTCTTTTGAAGAGGCAAAGGAAATTGCAGAAAAAATCACATTCCCAGTACTCGTTCGTCCGTCATATGTGATTGGTGGCAGAGCAATGGAAATTGTTTATGATAATGCTGAGCTTGAGGAATATATGAAAGAGGCTGTAAAAGTATCTCCGGAACACCCGATTTTAGTTGATAAATTCTTAGAAGATGCTGTTGAGCTTGATGTGGATATTCTATGTGATGGTGAAGACGTATTTATTGCAGGAATCATGGAACACATTGAAGAAGCTGGTGTCCACTCAGGGGATTCGGCTTGTGTAATACCTCCTCAAACTATTCCGGAACATATTTTAGATACTATTCGTGAACATTCCACCAAATTGGCTCTTGAACTTGATGTTAAAGGTTTAATGAATATTCAGTATGCGGTTAAACTTGATGAAGAGATGGTCTATATCATTGAAGCAAATCCTCGTGCAAGTAGAACAGTTCCATTTGTAAGTAAGGCTATTGGAGTTCCATTAGCCAAAGTTGCAACTTGGATTATGCAAGGTGCTAAATTAAAAGACTTCGATTTAACAAAAGAGATTAGAATTAATCATGTTGCTGTAAAAGAATCTGTATTCCCATTCTTAAAACTTCCAGAATCTGATACTGTCTTAGGTCCTGAAATGAAATCTACCGGTGAAAGTATAGGTATTGATGAAAATTATGGAATGGCATTTTACAAATCACAGCTTTCAGCAGGAATGGAATTGCCTAAAAAGGGTAAAATATTTATCAGCGTTAAAGAAAATGATAAAAAGAAAATCCGACCTATTGCTGAGAAAGCAGCTAATTTAGGATTTGACCTTATAGGAACTAACGGTACTGCTGATGCTACAGGTCTTGATTCTATTGAAAAAATCTTAAAGGTATCTCAGGGATCTCCTAATATCAGGGATGCTATTTTAAACAATGAGATTGATTTGATTATTAACACTTCAGAAGGCAAACAGTCCGCTCAGGACGGTTATATTATTAGACGTTTGGCTATTGAACTTGGCATTCCATATGTTACTACCTTGGCAGGAGCAAGAGCAGTTTTAAATGCTATTCAGGCTGTTCAAAATAATGAAATCAATGTTAAATCTTTAAATGACTATGTTGATGGAGAATAATAACTTATCTCTATCATCTTTTTAATTTTGATACAAATATTCTTCTATGTTGATTCCACATGAAGGACATTCTTTTACACCAATTTTAAGCCTGCTTTTACATTTTGGACAGAAGTTTAATTCTACTTTATACTTTGTTGCCGAGTCAATAACTGTGTTAACTTCAATTTTTTCAGTTATATGTGATTTTAAGATGTTTTTGTCCCAATCATTGTCCATCAACAACTTTTTGTAGTAGAAAGCTTCAGTCATTGTATCATATTGGCCGATGATTTCTTCACCTTTTTGGATGTAGAATTTTTTAAGTTTATGGTTAAATAGGATTTCGCCTTCTCTTTCATTTTTATTGAATTTTGTCCCCTTAATTCTGCCTTTCGGTCTTTTTTCTGGAAATGGTGGCAAATCCATATGTTCATACTTGTTTTCTAAGTCGCATTCAACAAGCAAATCATAATCAAAATTACAAAAAAACAGGGCATCTCTTTCATATAATGCATCCGATAACTTCTTAAACTCACCATAATCTTTATTATTATATTTAACTCTGTACACTTTACCAGTTTTTATAATGTTCCTGTAAAAGTACCGTATTTCATTGGTGTTAATAATATCACCTTGTTTGTTTAAAAAGTAATATCCTGTATGAAAGAAATTTTATATTTCTTACAGTTTTATATTTAATTTTTAATTTAATAAATCTAATGAATGCTAAAATTTATTAATAAAAAAAATTAGATTTTCCTTTAATGTTTACTATATCTAACGGAATCATATTAAAAGGCAGAGATTTAATTCCTTCCCGTGAAAATATTGTTGTTGATGATGGAAAAATCATTGAAATTGGAAAGGAATCTGCTGAAGGCAAAATTATCGATGTTGAGGGTGCTGTTGTTTGCCCGTCTTTTATAAATGGTCATGTTCATATTGGCGATTCTATTATTAAAGATGAGGGGTATGGTTTGTCCTTAAGTGAAATGGTTAAACCTCCTCATGGTGTTAAACATGTTGCCTTAGCCAATGCAGAGGATGATGAATTAACAGATGCAATGAAGTCTTCAATGTGGGATATGGTTTATAGCGGCACTACTCATTTTATTGATTATCGTGAAGGCGGAATAAAAGGAGTAAAACTTTTAAAGGAAGCTTCTAAAGACATTCCGATAAAACCGATTATTTTGGGCCGTGACGATAGTTTTTACGGTGAAGATCCTGATTTGCATAAAGTCAGAATAGCTATTCGCAAAATTCTTAAAGTTGCCGAAGGTATTGCGCCAAGCGGTTTTGGCGAAATCACAGCTGAAGTTGGCGAAATAATCTCCGAGGAATGTGAAAAGGCAGGTAAAATTTCATCAATTCATGTAGCGGAATCCGAATCTAATCAAATAGAATCTATTAATTGCTGCGGATTAAGTGAAATTGAAAAAGGAGTTGCAAGCAACTTTTCCCAATTGGTTCACCTTACCAATCCGAAAAATAATGACTTGGAGTTGGTTTCAAACTCAAATCAAAATGTTGTTGTATGTCCGAGAGCTAATGCATCATTAAATGTAGGCATAGCTCCTTTAAATAAAATGATTGATTTGGGTTTAAGGCCGCTTCTTGGAAGCGATAATGTAATGCTCAATTCACCGAATATGCTTCGTGAATTGGAATTCAGCTTAAAAGTGATGTCGGTTTATTATAAAAACTATATTGATCCCTGTGAACTTTTAAAAATGGCTACAACAAATATATCTGACTTTGGAATTAACAACATTATTCAAAAATCCATGATAGCTGAAAGTCATTTTGCCGAATTTGCAGTGTTTAAATCATATTCAAAAAATCCTTATTTGAACATTATAAACAGGTGCGAAACAAAAAATATATTATGTATGATTAATAAAAAAGACCATCATATAATATAATGGATATGAATCTGTATATTATGGGAGATGTTAATAATGTATAAAAAAATATTGGTTCCAACTGATGGTTCCGAATTTGCAAAAAAAGCTCAAAAACACGCTTTGTTTTTATCAAAGATGACTGGAGCTGAAATAATAGCGCTGAGCGTTACAGAAAATAATTTTGTTAACGGACTTCCATTAGATGATGAAGTATACCAATTAAATCAAGTTTTAAAAGAAAGATCTGAAGAAAATCTTAAAGAATTTGATAAATTAAACGAAGATAATTTGAAAATTACTCATGTGGTTAGAGAAGGTTCACCTGCTAAAATTATTTTAGAGGTTGCCAAAGAAGAAAATGTTGATTTGATTGTAATGGGTAGTTCAGGTAAATCCGGATTTGATAGATTTATTATGGGCAGTGTTGCAGATAAAGTTGTTAATTCAGCTAAATGCGCAGTACTTGTAATTCATTAATCTTATTTGCCGATTATTATTGTATTTTTTATAAAAGGTGTTTTTTATGTTAGTTAAAAGAACAATGTCTAAAAATGTAGTTACAGTTTCTGTTCCGGGCAACAGGGATAAAGTTTTAGACTTAATGAGAAAAGAAAAAAAAGCAGTATTGCCGGTTGTCAAAGGAGACACTAACATTTTGGTAGGTGTAGTGACCAGGTCAGATTTAATTAATAATCCTGATGAAGAACAAATTGCAATGTTGATGAGCAGGGATTTGATTACTGTTAGTCCTGGTGATGATGTTGTTGTTGCCGCTCGCAAAATGATGGAAAATAATATTAGACGAGTTCCTGTAGTGGATGATGAAGGGGAATTAGTAGGTATTATTACCTCTTTTGACTTGGTATCTAATGCTTTGACCAAGACTGAAATCAGTGACGCTGTTGAAGATTATATGATTACAACCGTTCCAACTACTTGGGAGAAAACCCCATTAAACGTTGCATTTGAAACTATGAACCAGTTTGGTTTAAAATCAGTTTTAGCGCTTGACGACGATGCTAAATTATCCGGAATTTTAACTGAAACAGATTTCATTTCTGAAATTGAAATTATATCTGAAAGAAGTGAACACAGTTCCACTGTAGGTACTGAAGGAGACAAATGGTCCTGGGACAGTACTTCAGTTTTATACATCGAGAAAAACCGTTTAAAATTCACTGATAAGCTAGTTTGTGATGTTGCAATAAATAACGTCGAAGTAGCCAATTCAAAAACTAAAGTTTCTGACTGTGCTAAAAAGATGAAATCTTTAAACATTGAACAAATTCCAGTTATTGGTGTTGAAGGCGAGTTAGTTGGTCTTGTAAGAGCTAGTGATTTAATTAAAGCATTAGTTCCTCACGAATAGTGGTATAATGGCGGTTAGTCCAGTATTGGTAATTAAAGTTGTTGATGATGCAAGTGTAGGTGTTCGTGCAAGATTATATGATGATTTTTCAGAACACCACATTGTTTTAAACTCGGTTCTTACTTATTGGTGGGCTAATGATATGCCTCCTGCCGTCAAATTTTTGGAGCTATTTGATTCAGTTATCAAAAGAACAATTAATGAAATCATGCCTCATAAAACCTTAAATCTGACCTATGAGGTTAAAGCAGACGAAGTCCTTGAAAAAGCTTCAAAACTTGAGATAAATCTGATTTCTGTTTCGGCTGATGATGTTGGTTTTAAAATTGATGGTAATTCTCTTTATTTGGAGAATTTAAGGAAAGTCGATGAAGGTTTTGAACCTAAAGAATTCTCAACAACATTTAATCAAAGTATTGAAACTCCGGATATTGTTTTAAAAAAATATAGGGAAATGAGAAACTAAATGTTTCTTCTTAAATTAGGCAAGATTTCCATAAATCTTTCTAGTGCATTTTCATAACTATTAAAGTGTTTTCCTTCAATTAGTCCGCTGTCAAATATTTCAATATTTTTCACTTCTATTTTTTCATCTGTTTTAAAGATGATTTCATTTTCCAGCTGTTTTTCTGTATCTTCAATATTTATTGTGAATGGTAGTTTGTATGAGAAGTCGCCCTCATTTAGGCCGAGAATTATGTCTTCATTATTTTTAATTCCTGATAAATTTAAAGCTATTTTTTCATAACCCTTGTTTTTTAATTCATCGTTAATTTGTTTATATTTGTTCTCACCAATTATTTCATCTACATTGTCAACTTCACATAGACTAAAGATTCCATGATCTCTAACTTTAACAATTTCGCATCCTGTATTGGATAAGATATAATCTTCGCAATAGCTGATTTTTTCGATTTTTTCTTGTGTTATTGGAGTATTTGTAGGAATTCTGGTTGCAAGACAGGTGGTTGATTTGGAATAAGGAATGTTGTTTTTATCTAAATATTCATGAATCTCTCGTGAGGTCAGTTTTGCTTTGATTAGGGGGGTTTTAAAATCATTTTCATAAGTAACTAATATTCCTGGGCGGTCATCAACTAAATCGCTAATGTTGTTGCCGTCACAGATATAATCAAATCCCCTATCTATGGCAAGCTTTTTAATTGTGCTATACATTAGGCTGCGGCAGGTATGGCATCTTTTGGAGGTATTTTCTAAAAAATCAGCATCTCTGTAAAAATCAATGTCAATAACTTCATGTTCGATTCCAAATGATTCTGCCATTTTTCTTGTATGTTCAACAAAACCTGTAGGCATCAGATGATTGTCGATTGTTATTGCAAGAGTGTTTTTTGCGATTTGTGAAGCTAAATAAACAATCAGTGTGGAATCGCTTCCTCCCGAAAAGCCGATTGCAACATTTCTATCTTTTAAAATGTCTATGACAATATTGATTTTATCATTTAGTCTCATTCTATCAGTTTTTTAATATGGAGGATTAATTCTTTAGCATCTTCTTTTTTAATATCCTTGGAAGTTCGAATAAAATCAACAAGTTTAGCTTTTTTATTCTCGTTTAAACCTGATTCGGATAAAGTTTTAGCGTAGTTTCTCTTAGGATAATAGGTTTCTTTGGTAATCCTGATTAATTCCTCTTTCTCATCAGGGGTTATGATATTTTCCCCAACTGCATTTGTAAATACATAGTCCATACTTATTAGCGGAACTGAAAGGGATTCCAAGGTTTCTGAATCAAGCATTACTGCAACATCATCATCTGAAGTGATATTTCCGCTTGCATATTCATTATAACAATAACCAATGCCTTCCATTCCTAAGCTATCCAGTTCCGATGCTCTAAGCGCGCCCATGCTGGAAGCGCCAAATACCTTAATTCCTCTTTTCATCACATCAAGAATTTCCCTATGTCCGACAGCGGAATTTTGATGGAATACTCCGTCAATTATTCCTATTATGTCAGGATTTTCTTTAATGTCGTGGATTAAGTCTCCCCGCTTTATAGGTCTTTTATAAATTACTTCGATATCTCCGTTGGAATCCAAAATACTTTTGGCTTCATCAAAAGAAAGGGATAATCCGGTGTAAATTATGACTTTAACCATTTTATCATACTCTCAAGAATCTGTATCCTGCACGGCTTTGGTCAAGTGCGTACAATTCCATTCCTGGAATTATGACTCTAACAACACTCACATCAAGTTCGGGTCTTGTTAAATCAGTGTATAAAATTTGTTTAATGTCATTAGCCATTAATTCTTCTTTTACAATATCAATATCTTCATTAATTGATGTTGCGGATTTATTTTCAATATCCTGAAGGTTAATTTGCTTTTCTTCTTGTTTAAAGTAATATTTATTGATTCTTTTCATTCGCTCATAACCTGCTTCACGTGCAAAATCAGCTCTTACAGTATCTTCGCGGGCACCGTTAATCTGTGTTGCTCTGCTTTGCGCAACTTCGGTTAAGGCTCTTAGGATTGCAACTTCCGGATCAAGGTGTGTTCCCATACCCAATGTCAATAAACCGGCATCTTTTGTAACGGTATCATCTGCTGAAGCAGCTATTGTTGGAACCTTAATGTCTGCTGTGAAATCCATTAACTTGATTTTAATTCCGTTTGATTCGAATTTATCAAGAATATTATTAATCAGTTCACTTTCGATGCTGTCCAAATTAATTTGTGAATAATTTTTATGTGTCAATTCAAAGATGCTCCAGGCATCTCTTTCAATCACTTCGAATATTCCATGTAAAATGGCTTCATCTAAAATATTTCCTGAGGCAAGTCCATTTGTGTTTGATTTAAAGAAGCTTTCAACATTGTTATCATGGTTATAGGGATGGAATACTGCATTTGAAAGAACATAGTATTCATCGCCGGATATCAAATCATTGGACAAACTCCATTCTAAAGGTGTCTGTGCAATATCTTCTTTCTCATATTTTTGCGGCAAATTCAAAGATTTGGGATCAATATACTTTCCTTTCTGACTTATCTCTTCAATTGTTGCAATTATGGTTTTATCGTTTTCCTGCTTTTCAGCAGAATATCTCTCAAAACCTTCCATCATTGCTGAAGCTTTCGCATGGTCTTTTGAAATTCCTTTTCCACCATAAATGCTAACTGCACCGTCTTCTGCAGTGGGCCTTATTGCACTAAAAATAGGCATTCCAATTCTGTCCAAATCTGAAATATCTGCAATACGGGTAATTCCCGCAGTTTTTAACTTGTTCCAGTTAATTTCAACTGTTTTTTTCGGAGCGATAACCCGGTGTGTTCCTTCAAAGTAAGTTAGTTTTTCAGTCATTTTATAATCCTATAATTAATCTTACAATACTTTCAACACCTACTGTCATAGACATTAATGTCATAATGCCTGCAATTGCAATTGTAATAATCCAGATTCCAAAGTTCCATGTTAATACTTTAGATCCGTCCAAGTTTCCAATCGGAATTAAATTAAACGCAGCAAGGAAACTGTTAATGGAATAACCGACAGAACAAATGATAAATATTAATGCGGAAGTTTCAAAGTACAATGCAGATGGATACATTGCCACTGCTATTGCTAAAAATATTAATGCAAGAATAATATTGACAATAGGTCCTGCAATTGATATTTTACCGTTAATCTCATCAGTCATGTAATCTGCATAGGTATATACAGCACCTGGAGCTGCAAACACAAAGCCTAGAAATGAACTGACAAGTGCAAATATTAATCCTTCAGGCCAAAGTTTAAATTCTGCCCAATATCCGTATTTCATTGAGACAAATTTATGTCCAAGCTCGTGTAAAATAAACCCTGCCCCCACACCAACCATAACAATTGGCAAAATGGCGAGAACTGCGGAAGTATCTCTTCCACCATTTACTATTGCAAAACTGAGAGAAATGACGATAAATGCAATTATCAAATCTCTTACTTCACTACTTGTAAATTTAAACATGTTCTTAAAATATCTAATTTAACTTTAATAAAATTATCCTTTATTTTTTTATAATACTTTTTTCTAAATTATTAAACATGGACTTACATGTAAACAATATTTTAAAAGACCTGGAAAAAGATGATATTCAAGCTTATTTAATTACACAATTCACAAATGTTGAATACATTTCCAAATATAAACCGACAAGTTTTGCTTTTTGCATTATTAAAGAAAATCCCATAATTTATGTATCTGAAATGGATATGGAATTGGCAGTTCGCGATTCAACAATAAATGTTAAACAATATGAATCATATGATGTGATGATACAGGAGTTGAAAAAAGAAGGTATTGAAAATCTTGCAATTGAGCCGGCACTGCCTTACAGCACCTATGCTAAGTTCAAGGACGATTTTGAAATATCTTCACAAACATACATTGATAAGCAGCGTATGATTAAAACAGATTCAGAGATTGAAAAAATCACAAAAGCGACTGAAATTGCCCAAAAATCTTTTTTGCAATTGGATATATTGAATAATAAAAGCACTGAAAAAGCGGTGGCATTTGATCTTGTTCGGCACATGATTGAAAATGGTGCTTCAAGAGAATCATTTGACACAATTGTAACAAGCGGACCTAATTCAAGCCTTCCTCATGCAATTCCCCAGGCTAAAAAATTAGGCCGGCCAGTCTTAATAGATTGGGGTGCAATCTTTGAGGGATACTGTTCGGATAATACTCGTACGGTGGTTTATAGTGAATCCCAACAGGAAATTTGGGATATCGTCGCAGAAGCTCATGATAAAACAGTTAAAGCAATCAGACCAGGTTTAAAATGTTGTGAGGTGGATAAGGTAGCTCGCGACATCATTGCTGAATATGGTTACGGTGATAAATATATTCACTCAACCGGCCATAGTTTAGGTTTGGATATTCATGAAACTCCAGTATTTTCATCCCGTGATGAAACAATAATTGAAAAAGGCATGGTTATAACAGTTGAACCTGGAATATATCTGGAAGGGAAATTCGGAGTGCGCCTGGAAGATACGGTTGCTATTTCAAAAAAAGCTGACGTTATCGGTGATTTGCCATTAAAAATTGATTAATCGATTATTATTCTATTGTTTTGTGTAAATCATGCAAGTCTTTAGGAATGGTTAATCTCGAAGTGTTTTTCTAAAGCTAAAAACTAAGGTATTTTATTTTATCAATTTTTTTTAAATCTATAATGTTGCTTTCACGAAAGGTTTATAAATAGTTATGAATATATATTCATAATACCTAACATGTATTGGGGAGAATATTATGGTAAGGCCCAGAAGAATGAGAAGAGTAGTTGAATGCCATAGGTATAATTTGAATAAAAATGAAGTGCCGATTGAATTATCTGTTGATGAATTTGAAGCTATAAGGTTTAAAGACTATCGCAATATTAAACAGGTAGACGCCGCGGAATTTATGGGTATTTCTCAATCAACATTTCATAGAATTTTAAATTCTGCAAGGCATAAACTGGCCATTTCATTAATTGAAGGCAAAAAAATTGTTGTAGTTAGAGGTGATATTATGATAGATCAAAATAAATATTTGTGCCAAGATTGTGGATTCCAATGGTCAAATCCTGAGAAGATATATGAATCTTGTCCTGATTGCGGATCTGA includes the following:
- a CDS encoding DUF134 domain-containing protein, which produces MVRPRRMRRVVECHRYNLNKNEVPIELSVDEFEAIRFKDYRNIKQVDAAEFMGISQSTFHRILNSARHKLAISLIEGKKIVVVRGDIMIDQNKYLCQDCGFQWSNPEKIYESCPDCGSENIQNLNSKNIRGNSPNKCKCPNCGYEEPKIRGIPCRTKTCPECGSPLQGRGMCRI